The following are encoded in a window of Schistocerca nitens isolate TAMUIC-IGC-003100 chromosome 9, iqSchNite1.1, whole genome shotgun sequence genomic DNA:
- the LOC126203698 gene encoding uncharacterized protein LOC126203698 codes for MAVTDLIRSPSFLIKVVELVLSIIIAGLTTGQAVAASPDIYVRLAVVDGTIVCYIILGVLIIIGYVLECPIHTKLILISSAAACVLFVTTGGLILDAYTRSYFKVTQVIIAGILALVNGVVYAADAFLSWKFS; via the exons ATGGCAGTTACGGATCTTATCAGGAGTCCATCTTTTCTAATCAAAGTTGTTGAACTG GTCTTATCCATTATCATAGCTGGTCTCACAACTGGTCAGGCAGTTGCTGCATCTCCTGACATTTACGTGCGTTTAGCGGTTGTCGATGGCACCATAGTATGTTACATCATACtgggtgtcctaatcatcatcggtTATGTACTCGAATGTCCTATACACACCAAACTG atCCTAATTTCTTCagcggctgcatgtgtattatttgtgACAACTGGAGGACTTATTCTGGATGCGTACACCCGATCTTATTTCAAAGTTACTCAAGTAATCATTGCAGGAATACTAGCTCTTGTTAATGGAGTGGTGTACGCCGCTGATGCATTTCTGTCGTGGAAGTTTAGCTAG